The following are encoded together in the Panicum virgatum strain AP13 chromosome 6K, P.virgatum_v5, whole genome shotgun sequence genome:
- the LOC120639327 gene encoding uclacyanin 1-like: MTGSDTVRLDGGERYFICGAPGHCAAGMKLQVRSSAAGDAGCARTSPPRGALHDCYGSPPPNTTSPLALDLDAPATMAARKMSKLRLRAMILLAAVLLLLLPSAAVAKAMAIDASKTQRLDLPDGLVGPRASPSTAAIVMQL; the protein is encoded by the exons aTGACCGGCAGCGACACGGTCCGGCTCGACGGCGGGGAGCGCTACTTCATCTGCGGCGCGCCGGGGCACTGCGCCGCCGGGATGAAGCTGCAGGTCCGGTCATCAGCGGCGGGCGACGCCGGGTGCGCCaggacgtcgccgccgcgcggcgcacTACACGACTGCTACGGCAGCCCGCCGCCGAACACCACATCGCCCCTCGC TCTCGACCTCGACGCACCAGCAACCATGGCGGCACGGAAGATGTCGAAGCTGCGTCTGCGCGCCATGatcctgctcgccgccgtcctgctgctcctcctcccctcggCCGCGGTAGCCAAGGCCATGGCCATCGACGCCAGCAAGACACAGCGCCTTGATCTGCCGGACGGGCTGGTCGGCCCGAGAGCGTCGCCTTCGACCGCCGCAATTGTGATGCAGCTGTGA